The Streptococcus sp. 29896 genome includes a region encoding these proteins:
- the glmS gene encoding glutamine--fructose-6-phosphate transaminase (isomerizing), with protein sequence MCGIVGVVGNANATDILIQGLEKLEYRGYDSAGIFVTGGDQSHLVKAVGRIAELSAKVGDTTEGTTGIGHTRWATHGKPTEDNAHPHTSQTGRFVLVHNGVIENYLDMKNDYLAGHDFKGQTDTEIAVHLIGKFVEEDGLSVLEAFKKALHIIQGSYAFALIDAENPDTIYVAKNKSPLLIGLGDGYNMVCSDAMAMIRETSEYMEIHDKELVIVTKDSVQVTDYEGNAIERGSYTAELDLSDIGKGTYPFYMLKEIDEQPTVMRKLISTYADTDGKMTVDSAIVKAVQDADRIYILAAGTSYNAGFASKNMIEALTDTPVELGVASEWAYHLPILSKKPLFILLTQSGETADSRQVLVRANELGIPSLTITNVPGSTLSREATYTMLLHAGPEIAVASTKAYTAQVAALAFLSKAVGEANGKQEAIDFDLVHELSIVAQSIEATLSEKDLIAEKVEKLLATTRNAFYIGRGNDYYVTLEAALKLKEISYIQTEGFAAGELKHGTISLIEDGTPVIALLSANEKVAAHTRGNVAEVVSRGANTLIVVEEGLDREGDDIVVNKVHPFLSPISMVIPTQLIAYYASFQRGLDVDKPRNLAKAVTVE encoded by the coding sequence ATGTGTGGAATCGTTGGTGTTGTTGGAAATGCAAATGCAACTGATATTTTGATTCAAGGACTTGAAAAATTAGAATACCGTGGCTATGATTCAGCAGGTATTTTCGTAACCGGTGGCGACCAGTCCCACTTGGTTAAGGCTGTTGGACGCATTGCAGAGCTGTCTGCAAAAGTGGGAGATACGACCGAGGGTACAACAGGAATTGGTCATACTCGCTGGGCAACTCACGGCAAACCAACTGAGGATAATGCTCACCCACATACCTCACAAACAGGTCGTTTCGTCCTTGTTCACAACGGCGTGATTGAAAACTACCTTGATATGAAAAATGACTACTTGGCTGGTCATGATTTCAAGGGTCAAACAGATACGGAAATCGCTGTACACTTGATCGGCAAATTTGTTGAAGAAGACGGCTTGTCTGTATTGGAAGCCTTCAAAAAAGCTCTTCATATCATCCAAGGTTCCTATGCCTTTGCCTTGATTGATGCCGAAAATCCTGATACGATTTACGTTGCCAAAAACAAATCTCCACTTTTGATTGGTTTGGGAGATGGTTACAACATGGTCTGCTCAGACGCTATGGCGATGATTCGTGAAACCAGCGAATACATGGAAATCCACGACAAAGAATTGGTTATCGTGACCAAAGATAGCGTTCAAGTGACAGACTATGAGGGCAATGCCATTGAACGCGGTAGCTATACGGCTGAGCTTGACTTGTCAGATATCGGTAAGGGAACTTATCCATTCTACATGCTCAAGGAGATCGACGAGCAACCAACCGTTATGCGTAAATTGATTTCAACCTATGCAGATACAGACGGTAAGATGACGGTTGATTCTGCGATTGTGAAAGCCGTTCAGGATGCTGACCGTATTTACATCTTGGCGGCAGGGACTTCTTACAATGCAGGATTTGCCTCTAAGAACATGATTGAAGCCTTGACAGATACCCCTGTTGAATTGGGTGTGGCGTCTGAGTGGGCCTACCACTTACCAATTCTCAGCAAGAAACCACTCTTTATCCTCTTGACCCAGTCAGGTGAAACAGCTGATAGCCGTCAGGTATTGGTGCGTGCTAACGAGTTAGGCATTCCAAGTTTGACTATTACAAACGTTCCTGGTTCAACCCTTTCACGTGAAGCGACTTATACTATGTTGCTCCATGCTGGTCCTGAGATTGCCGTTGCCTCAACCAAGGCTTACACAGCACAAGTAGCGGCTCTTGCCTTCTTGTCTAAGGCAGTTGGTGAAGCGAATGGCAAGCAAGAGGCAATCGACTTTGATTTGGTACATGAATTGTCAATTGTTGCCCAGTCTATCGAAGCGACTCTTTCTGAGAAAGACTTGATTGCTGAAAAGGTTGAAAAACTCTTGGCAACGACTCGCAATGCTTTCTATATCGGCCGTGGCAATGACTACTACGTGACGCTTGAAGCGGCTCTTAAGTTGAAAGAAATCTCTTATATTCAGACAGAAGGCTTTGCGGCTGGAGAATTGAAACACGGAACCATCTCCTTGATTGAAGACGGTACTCCAGTGATTGCTCTGCTTTCTGCCAATGAAAAAGTAGCAGCTCACACCCGCGGAAACGTTGCAGAGGTTGTTTCTCGTGGCGCTAATACCTTGATTGTGGTGGAAGAGGGCTTGGACCGTGAAGGCGACGATATTGTGGTCAACAAGGTGCACCCATTCTTGTCACCTATCTCCATGGTTATCCCAACACAGTTGATTGCCTACTATGCTTCCTTCCAACGTGGTTTGGATGTCGATAAGCCTCGTAACTTGGCAAAAGCGGTTACGGTTGAATAA
- a CDS encoding amino acid ABC transporter permease — translation MSYIFEILPSLLDGALVSLQVFVFVLVLSLPLGAVLAFLMQMKFAPLRWFLQFYVLIMRGTPLLLQLIFIYYVLPSVGVTFDRMPSVIIAFTLNYAAYFSEIFRGGIEAIPAGQYEAAKVLKFTPFQTIRFIVLPQVVKIVLPSVFNEVITLVKDTSLVYALGVSDLLLASRTAANRDASLAPMFIAGAIYLLMIGAVTLASKQIEKKFDYYK, via the coding sequence ATGTCTTACATTTTTGAAATTTTACCTAGCCTGTTAGATGGGGCTTTGGTATCCTTACAAGTGTTTGTATTTGTCTTGGTCTTGTCTCTTCCCTTGGGAGCTGTCTTGGCCTTCCTGATGCAAATGAAGTTTGCTCCCTTACGCTGGTTCTTGCAGTTCTATGTGTTGATTATGCGAGGCACTCCCTTGCTCTTGCAATTGATTTTTATCTATTATGTCTTGCCAAGTGTTGGAGTGACCTTTGATCGGATGCCATCGGTCATCATTGCTTTTACTTTGAATTACGCAGCTTATTTCTCTGAGATTTTTAGAGGAGGAATTGAAGCCATTCCTGCGGGTCAATATGAAGCTGCAAAAGTCTTGAAGTTTACACCATTTCAGACCATTCGTTTTATCGTCTTACCACAGGTTGTCAAAATCGTTCTTCCGAGCGTGTTTAATGAAGTGATCACCTTGGTAAAAGATACTTCTCTGGTCTATGCCTTGGGCGTAAGTGACCTCTTGTTGGCTAGTCGAACGGCTGCCAACCGTGATGCCAGCTTGGCGCCAATGTTTATCGCAGGTGCTATCTACCTGCTTATGATTGGGGCTGTAACTCTAGCTTCGAAACAAATTGAAAAGAAATTTGACTACTACAAATAG
- a CDS encoding amino acid ABC transporter ATP-binding protein: MLELRNLSKRFDNKQIFSNYDLVIPEGKIIAIVGQSGGGKTTLLRMLAGLESIDEGTLIYNGQELPVEELGKRHLLGFVFQDFQLFPHLSVLENLVLSPVKTQDMPRQEAEDKARKLLEKLGLAQHADAYPFSLSGGQKQRVALARAMIIDPEIIGYDEPTSALDPELRREVENLILQNRETGVTQIVVTHDMQFAENIADEIIKIEPKH, translated from the coding sequence ATGTTAGAACTTCGCAATCTTTCGAAACGCTTTGATAACAAACAAATTTTCTCCAACTATGATTTGGTGATTCCAGAAGGAAAGATTATCGCTATTGTTGGTCAGTCTGGAGGAGGGAAAACAACGCTTCTCCGTATGCTTGCTGGCTTGGAATCAATCGATGAGGGGACTCTTATCTACAATGGTCAGGAACTGCCTGTTGAGGAGTTGGGAAAACGACATCTGCTGGGCTTTGTCTTTCAGGACTTCCAGCTTTTCCCTCACTTGTCTGTTTTGGAAAATTTGGTCCTATCTCCTGTGAAAACGCAGGATATGCCGCGTCAAGAGGCGGAAGACAAGGCCCGGAAACTACTTGAGAAGCTGGGTTTGGCCCAGCATGCAGACGCCTATCCATTTTCTCTCTCCGGTGGTCAAAAGCAACGTGTGGCGCTAGCGCGTGCCATGATAATTGATCCAGAAATCATTGGCTATGATGAGCCGACTTCGGCTTTGGACCCTGAGTTGAGGAGAGAAGTGGAGAATCTTATCTTGCAGAACCGTGAGACGGGTGTTACTCAGATCGTAGTGACCCATGATATGCAGTTTGCGGAAAATATTGCGGATGAGATTATCAAGATTGAACCCAAACACTAG
- a CDS encoding amino acid ABC transporter substrate-binding protein has product MKMKNLLLGTLAFVSSLTLAACSSSSTTSQDNWATYEEEKTITIGFDKTFVPMGFEATDGSYTGFDIDLATAVFEKYGIAIEWQPIDWDLKETELNNGNIDLIWNGYSVTAERQEKVLFTDAYMDNQQVLVTKKSSGIDSVAGMEGKILGAQAGSSGYSVFESQTAILKDIVSGNDATQYATFNEALIDLKNDRIDGLLIDRVYANYYLQQEGIISDYNIIDAGYEDEAFAVGARKSDTTLVEKINAAFKELYAEGRFQEISNTWFGDDVATDAVKN; this is encoded by the coding sequence ATGAAAATGAAAAATCTACTCCTCGGAACACTTGCTTTTGTTTCTTCTTTAACACTTGCTGCGTGCAGCTCTTCTTCTACAACAAGCCAAGATAATTGGGCAACTTATGAAGAAGAAAAGACCATCACAATTGGTTTTGACAAGACCTTTGTTCCAATGGGCTTTGAAGCGACGGATGGTAGCTACACTGGTTTTGATATTGACCTTGCGACAGCTGTTTTTGAAAAATATGGCATCGCAATTGAGTGGCAGCCGATTGACTGGGATTTGAAGGAAACTGAGCTCAACAATGGCAATATTGATCTGATTTGGAATGGTTACTCTGTGACTGCAGAGCGCCAAGAGAAGGTCCTGTTCACAGATGCCTACATGGATAACCAACAAGTCTTGGTAACCAAGAAATCATCAGGTATTGATAGTGTGGCTGGCATGGAAGGTAAGATTTTAGGAGCTCAAGCTGGTTCTTCCGGTTACTCCGTCTTCGAATCACAAACAGCTATTTTGAAAGATATTGTTTCTGGTAATGATGCGACCCAGTATGCAACCTTTAACGAAGCCTTGATTGATTTGAAAAACGATCGTATTGACGGTCTCTTGATTGACCGAGTCTATGCTAACTATTACTTGCAACAAGAAGGCATTATTTCTGACTACAACATCATTGATGCAGGTTACGAAGATGAAGCTTTTGCCGTTGGTGCCCGCAAGTCAGACACGACTTTGGTAGAAAAAATCAACGCAGCCTTTAAAGAACTCTACGCAGAAGGTCGCTTCCAAGAAATTTCAAATACTTGGTTTGGTGATGACGTAGCAACAGATGCTGTAAAAAACTAA
- a CDS encoding PTS mannitol-specific transporter subunit IIBC — MENSSIRVRLQKLGTTLSNMVMPNIGAFIAWGVLTSLFIPTGWLPNETFATIVGPMITYLLPLLIGYTGGYNVYGQRGGVMGAILTMGVIAGSSVPMFIGAMIVGPFGAWVIKKFDQAIQPKIRPGLEMLINNFSAGLIGFVLMLMTFKVVGPFVESMTGVVGDAVQAIVDMKLLPLANIIIEPAKVLFLNNALNHGIFTPLGTEQVLEAGKSVLFLLEANPGPGLGILLAYAFFGKGSAKSSSLGAMVIHFLGGIHEIYFPYVLMKPALFLAAIAGGVSGTLVFQTLGAGLAGAASPGSIIAITLMLPKGDNTFGNALAVFAGVLAGALASFLVAAIILKADKSEGESLEAAQAATKAAKAVAKGQAVETVAAEISANSVKQIIFACDAGMGSSAMGASLLREKVKKAGLDIPVTNKAIANLQDTEQTLIVTQQELADRAAQRTPRAIHVAVDNFLTSPKYDEIVAKLLGQPVVAVAARVSEEANQAEIDLNYIDEVVFAYGQSQGSATMGQTTLAAIFKNKGIGIPVASVPFEQLAEHNAKNILVVTTISQQAEVQQAAPNAQLLVVDSLVTTPEYDKIVARMHK; from the coding sequence ATGGAAAATTCTTCAATCCGTGTTCGTCTTCAAAAGTTGGGGACAACACTGTCTAACATGGTCATGCCCAATATTGGTGCCTTTATCGCTTGGGGTGTATTGACCTCGCTTTTCATTCCAACAGGTTGGTTGCCAAATGAAACCTTTGCAACCATTGTTGGTCCGATGATTACCTATCTCTTGCCACTCTTGATTGGTTATACAGGTGGTTACAATGTCTACGGCCAACGTGGTGGTGTTATGGGTGCAATCTTGACCATGGGTGTGATTGCAGGATCTAGCGTTCCAATGTTCATCGGTGCCATGATTGTTGGTCCTTTCGGTGCTTGGGTTATCAAGAAATTTGACCAAGCGATTCAACCAAAAATCCGTCCAGGTTTGGAAATGTTGATCAACAACTTCTCTGCTGGTTTGATTGGTTTTGTCTTGATGTTGATGACCTTCAAAGTTGTTGGTCCATTCGTTGAAAGCATGACTGGTGTGGTTGGTGATGCAGTACAAGCAATCGTTGATATGAAACTCTTGCCACTTGCCAACATCATCATCGAGCCTGCTAAAGTTCTCTTCCTGAACAACGCCCTCAACCACGGTATCTTTACACCGCTCGGAACAGAGCAAGTCTTGGAAGCAGGTAAGTCTGTTCTCTTCCTCTTGGAAGCTAACCCTGGACCAGGTCTTGGTATCTTGCTTGCCTATGCCTTCTTCGGAAAAGGCTCTGCAAAATCTTCTTCATTAGGTGCAATGGTTATTCACTTCCTAGGTGGTATCCATGAAATCTACTTCCCATACGTATTGATGAAACCAGCCCTCTTCCTCGCAGCTATCGCTGGCGGTGTATCTGGTACTCTTGTATTCCAAACTTTAGGTGCAGGTCTTGCTGGTGCAGCTTCTCCAGGTTCAATCATTGCGATTACCTTGATGTTGCCAAAAGGAGATAATACATTTGGAAATGCTTTGGCTGTATTTGCGGGTGTTCTCGCAGGTGCTCTTGCTTCCTTCCTAGTTGCGGCTATCATCTTGAAAGCTGACAAGTCAGAAGGTGAGTCATTGGAAGCAGCACAGGCTGCAACAAAAGCTGCCAAGGCTGTTGCAAAAGGCCAAGCGGTCGAAACAGTCGCTGCAGAAATCTCAGCAAACTCAGTTAAACAAATCATCTTTGCATGTGATGCTGGTATGGGTAGCTCTGCAATGGGAGCTTCGCTCCTTCGCGAAAAAGTCAAAAAAGCTGGCTTGGATATTCCAGTCACCAACAAGGCAATCGCAAACTTGCAAGATACTGAGCAAACCCTGATTGTGACCCAACAAGAATTGGCAGATCGTGCAGCTCAACGGACACCACGTGCTATTCATGTCGCTGTTGACAACTTCCTAACTTCTCCAAAATACGATGAAATCGTTGCTAAATTGCTAGGACAACCTGTTGTTGCAGTTGCAGCTCGAGTCTCAGAAGAAGCAAACCAAGCTGAAATTGATTTGAACTACATTGATGAAGTAGTTTTTGCCTACGGCCAATCCCAAGGTTCTGCCACAATGGGGCAAACAACTCTTGCTGCTATCTTTAAAAACAAGGGAATCGGCATTCCAGTTGCAAGCGTACCGTTTGAACAATTGGCTGAGCACAATGCTAAAAATATCCTTGTAGTCACAACCATTTCACAGCAAGCAGAAGTACAACAGGCTGCTCCAAATGCGCAACTTTTGGTTGTAGATAGCTTAGTAACAACACCAGAATATGATAAGATTGTTGCACGTATGCACAAGTAA
- a CDS encoding BglG family transcription antiterminator, with protein sequence MLLTKREEQLMKAFLQVGKLSLKEMAEILQVSSRTVYRTLSDLGLALEEKGIELVKDGKKYYLVGNVSLLEDLESQDGFTANQRLLQMSYQLLTKQEPITNEVFQEQFLVSNVTVIQDIATIEKRLMDFGLNLNRQKGYALEGSVAQKRRLLAILLANAISVQEFWQDAYSDFPVLVVERVAASRSAFEGLQAHLGELDPKMRQVLISLLALADNHGNLEDSMSVSKDALDFSQKVFTELAKQTKTYYSIQEIIFYARVLDELVIKRQQVPLFREAFDSRFYYNISQLVDTVSRFTKIDFIKDSLLFPMLFNHIRLSLAVPILYPDFATSNIAYLATQKNPFLHRLVSQVMQDIFPDYIQNEYEYELVTLHFASSLRRSPDIYPIRILLVTDERPLTTSVLVSKIKNIAPFVEWIAVKSSSDLATVDWQQFDYCLTTKPLPHLDLALISTFPSTEEILDLQETLQSIQENRTVQVRESVHISYQYDLQRYLEASSRLLKEFSLTLLDNPASFEESVGVIVATLDGLLDADYLTQKLLDRFQASPLAIPQTNLALIHTQSRQVERSQFHIIELSQPVQALSMNHEWEEVRRVLVMMTSPEEQDEVRELMTAISQSIIENKLYTEIYRTGNQEIIYQLLHSIFNEKIKKLEN encoded by the coding sequence ATGCTATTAACAAAACGTGAAGAACAACTGATGAAAGCTTTCCTCCAGGTAGGGAAGCTTTCGTTGAAAGAAATGGCAGAAATCCTGCAAGTTTCCTCTCGAACGGTCTATCGAACCTTGTCTGATTTGGGGCTAGCTTTGGAAGAAAAGGGGATTGAGCTGGTCAAGGATGGTAAGAAATATTATCTAGTGGGCAATGTGTCCCTCCTAGAGGATTTGGAATCGCAGGATGGTTTTACAGCCAACCAACGCTTGCTACAGATGTCTTATCAATTGTTGACCAAGCAGGAACCCATTACAAATGAAGTCTTCCAAGAGCAGTTTCTGGTTTCAAATGTGACGGTCATCCAGGATATTGCGACTATTGAAAAGCGCCTGATGGACTTCGGACTCAACCTTAATCGTCAGAAAGGCTATGCCTTGGAAGGGTCAGTTGCCCAGAAAAGACGGCTCTTAGCAATTCTCCTCGCCAATGCCATCTCTGTTCAGGAATTTTGGCAAGATGCCTATTCGGACTTCCCTGTTTTAGTGGTGGAGCGAGTGGCTGCCAGTCGGTCTGCCTTTGAAGGCTTACAGGCTCATCTGGGAGAATTAGATCCCAAGATGAGGCAGGTCTTGATTAGTTTGTTGGCACTGGCGGACAACCATGGTAATCTGGAAGATAGTATGTCAGTATCCAAAGATGCCTTGGATTTTTCGCAAAAAGTGTTTACAGAACTGGCTAAGCAAACCAAGACCTATTATTCCATTCAGGAGATTATCTTTTATGCTAGGGTCTTGGACGAGCTGGTAATCAAACGCCAGCAAGTTCCTCTTTTTCGAGAAGCATTTGACAGCCGTTTTTATTACAATATTTCCCAATTGGTGGACACGGTTTCTCGCTTTACTAAGATTGACTTCATCAAGGATTCCTTGCTCTTTCCAATGCTCTTTAATCATATCCGACTGAGTTTGGCAGTCCCCATTCTCTATCCAGATTTTGCGACGAGCAATATTGCCTACTTGGCGACCCAGAAAAATCCCTTCTTGCATCGCTTGGTCAGCCAGGTCATGCAGGACATCTTTCCAGACTATATTCAGAATGAATATGAGTATGAATTGGTCACCTTGCATTTTGCTTCCAGTTTGCGGCGGAGTCCGGATATTTATCCTATTCGAATCTTGCTGGTAACGGATGAAAGACCCTTGACAACCAGTGTCTTGGTTTCAAAAATCAAAAACATTGCTCCGTTTGTGGAGTGGATTGCGGTGAAAAGTAGTTCGGATTTGGCTACAGTTGATTGGCAGCAATTTGACTATTGTTTGACCACAAAACCGCTCCCTCATTTGGACTTGGCCTTGATTTCGACCTTTCCATCGACAGAGGAAATTTTGGATTTGCAAGAAACCTTGCAGTCTATCCAAGAAAATAGGACGGTTCAGGTTCGAGAGTCTGTACACATTTCTTATCAATATGACTTGCAGCGCTACCTAGAAGCCAGTAGTCGCTTGCTAAAAGAATTTAGTTTGACTCTTTTGGACAATCCAGCTTCCTTTGAAGAGTCGGTTGGAGTCATCGTGGCAACATTAGATGGTTTGTTGGATGCTGACTATTTGACCCAAAAGCTCTTGGATCGATTTCAAGCTAGCCCTTTGGCGATTCCGCAGACTAATCTTGCCCTGATCCATACCCAGTCTAGACAGGTGGAAAGAAGTCAATTTCACATCATTGAACTAAGCCAGCCTGTGCAGGCCTTGTCGATGAATCACGAGTGGGAAGAAGTCAGACGGGTCTTAGTTATGATGACTAGTCCAGAAGAACAGGATGAGGTCAGAGAACTGATGACTGCCATCAGCCAGTCCATCATTGAAAACAAACTCTATACAGAAATTTACCGAACTGGTAACCAAGAAATTATCTACCAGTTATTACATTCTATTTTTAACGAAAAAATCAAGAAATTGGAGAATTAA
- a CDS encoding PTS sugar transporter subunit IIA → MEIQHKLIKLNQTFANKEDAIRYCGQQLVAAGHVNEAYIEAMLERNEELSVYMGNFIAIPHGTDAAKKEVLSSGITIVQVPAGVNFGTEEDPKIATVLFGIAGVGDEHLDIIQRISIFCADVDNVVKLADAQSEEEVITLLNSVG, encoded by the coding sequence ATGGAAATTCAACACAAACTTATCAAATTAAACCAAACTTTTGCCAACAAAGAAGATGCGATTCGCTACTGTGGTCAACAGCTGGTAGCTGCTGGCCATGTCAATGAAGCCTATATCGAAGCTATGCTTGAACGAAATGAAGAGCTTTCTGTCTATATGGGCAATTTCATCGCCATTCCTCACGGTACGGATGCGGCTAAAAAGGAAGTTCTGTCATCAGGGATTACCATCGTGCAAGTGCCTGCAGGTGTTAACTTTGGGACAGAAGAAGATCCAAAGATTGCGACAGTTCTCTTTGGCATTGCAGGTGTGGGCGATGAGCATTTGGATATCATTCAAAGGATTTCAATCTTCTGTGCAGATGTGGATAATGTGGTCAAGTTGGCAGATGCTCAGTCAGAAGAAGAAGTCATCACCCTGTTGAACAGTGTAGGATAA
- a CDS encoding mannitol-1-phosphate 5-dehydrogenase, whose protein sequence is MKQAVHFGAGNIGRGFIGEILFENGFEIAFVDVNETIIDALNQRHAYEIEIAEEGQRHIAVSGVRGINNRQHPEEVVAALATADLVTTAIGPNILPFIAGLVAEGIEARRQAGNTQPLDVLACENMIGGSAFLYEEVKKHLSEEGLAYAAEFVGFPNAAVDRIVPAQSHEDPLFVVVEPFNEWVVETQGMKNPDLKLEGVHYEADLEPFIERKLFSVNSGHATSAYTGAHFGATTILEALQNPEVKSKVEAVLAEIRSLLIAKWGFDEQALVDYHKVIISRFENPYIVDDIARVARTPIRKLGYDERFIRPIRELRERGLSYDNLLATVSYIFGYKDETDEQSVQLQTLLQEKSLPEVVSEVTGLTDPALIAEIVAVVA, encoded by the coding sequence ATGAAGCAAGCAGTTCACTTTGGAGCAGGCAATATCGGACGTGGTTTTATCGGGGAAATCCTCTTTGAAAACGGCTTTGAAATTGCTTTTGTTGATGTTAATGAAACTATTATTGATGCCTTGAACCAGCGTCATGCTTACGAGATTGAGATTGCTGAAGAAGGCCAACGCCACATCGCAGTTTCAGGGGTGCGTGGGATCAACAATCGTCAACATCCTGAAGAAGTTGTCGCAGCTCTTGCCACAGCTGATTTGGTAACGACAGCTATTGGGCCAAATATCCTGCCTTTCATTGCTGGTTTGGTTGCTGAGGGGATTGAAGCCCGTCGCCAAGCAGGCAATACCCAACCGCTTGATGTCTTGGCCTGTGAAAACATGATTGGTGGCTCTGCCTTTCTTTACGAAGAAGTCAAAAAACACCTGTCAGAAGAAGGTTTGGCTTACGCAGCGGAGTTTGTTGGTTTCCCAAATGCAGCCGTGGACCGCATCGTTCCCGCTCAAAGTCATGAGGACCCATTGTTCGTCGTGGTGGAGCCTTTCAACGAGTGGGTGGTGGAAACCCAAGGTATGAAAAATCCAGACTTGAAGCTGGAAGGTGTTCACTATGAAGCGGATTTGGAGCCTTTCATCGAACGCAAACTCTTCTCTGTCAACTCAGGTCATGCGACCTCTGCCTATACTGGAGCTCACTTTGGGGCGACAACGATTCTAGAGGCCCTGCAAAACCCAGAGGTGAAAAGCAAGGTGGAAGCTGTTCTGGCGGAAATCCGTAGTCTTCTGATTGCCAAATGGGGCTTTGACGAGCAAGCCTTGGTGGACTATCATAAGGTCATCATCAGCCGGTTCGAAAATCCATATATCGTAGATGACATTGCCCGTGTGGCTCGGACGCCAATCCGTAAGCTCGGTTATGACGAACGCTTTATCCGTCCAATCCGTGAACTCCGTGAGCGTGGCTTGTCCTACGACAACCTCCTAGCGACTGTCAGCTATATCTTTGGCTACAAGGATGAAACAGATGAGCAGTCTGTGCAACTCCAAACTCTTCTGCAGGAAAAATCCCTGCCAGAAGTTGTATCCGAGGTGACAGGTTTGACCGACCCAGCCTTGATTGCGGAGATTGTGGCAGTGGTTGCATAA
- a CDS encoding cation diffusion facilitator family transporter, with protein sequence MNQQVRNLKLAERGAIISILAYLLLSGLKLSAGTIFHSDALTADAFNNISDIVGNVAVLIGLRMAQKPADTDHKFGHWKMEDLASLITSFIMFVVGFQVLHSTILKLLSDEVVEIDMMGAVVGIFSAIVMIGVYFYNRNLARKVHSKALEAAAKDNLSDAVTSVGTSVAVFAAALNFPIVDKIAAIVITFFILKTAYDIFMESFFTLSDGFDEELLHKYEEDILKLPKVVAVKSQRGRTYGANIYLDIVLEMNPDLSVYESHEITEQVEQLLTLKHGVFDVDIHVEPSEIPHDEIYEHVFDKLYRFESEIQAHEKGYEDLIDEDYLLIDAKGRYHNKAEMLLAHPVQSTYLSNYQMTSVSQKSKLVTFEIGDYVHTSLWRRHERWTVVFHQISKKQDEKTSQPD encoded by the coding sequence ATGAATCAACAAGTTAGAAATCTAAAGCTGGCGGAACGAGGGGCGATTATCTCCATCCTGGCTTATCTGCTTTTGTCTGGTCTTAAACTGTCAGCCGGAACCATTTTTCACTCCGATGCCCTGACGGCGGATGCCTTTAACAATATCTCGGATATTGTGGGAAATGTCGCAGTCCTGATTGGCCTGCGAATGGCCCAGAAACCTGCGGATACCGACCATAAGTTTGGCCATTGGAAAATGGAAGATTTGGCTAGTCTGATTACATCCTTCATCATGTTTGTCGTTGGTTTTCAGGTCCTCCATTCGACCATTCTCAAATTGCTGAGCGATGAAGTGGTTGAGATTGATATGATGGGGGCAGTCGTTGGGATCTTCTCAGCCATCGTCATGATTGGAGTTTATTTCTACAATCGAAATTTAGCCCGTAAGGTTCATTCTAAGGCGCTGGAAGCAGCTGCCAAGGATAATTTATCTGATGCTGTTACCTCTGTCGGTACTTCTGTCGCTGTTTTTGCGGCCGCCCTTAACTTTCCAATCGTTGATAAGATTGCAGCTATTGTCATCACTTTCTTTATCTTAAAAACTGCCTATGATATTTTCATGGAAAGCTTCTTCACCCTCTCCGATGGCTTTGACGAGGAACTCCTCCACAAGTATGAAGAAGATATTCTCAAACTGCCCAAGGTCGTCGCTGTCAAATCCCAACGCGGTCGGACCTACGGTGCCAATATCTATCTGGACATTGTGTTGGAAATGAATCCTGATCTATCCGTCTATGAAAGTCACGAGATTACCGAGCAGGTCGAGCAACTGCTGACACTCAAGCATGGGGTCTTCGATGTGGATATTCATGTGGAGCCCTCTGAAATCCCCCACGATGAAATCTATGAACACGTCTTTGACAAGCTCTATCGCTTTGAGTCTGAAATCCAAGCCCATGAAAAAGGCTATGAAGACCTGATTGATGAAGACTATCTCTTGATTGACGCCAAGGGCCGCTACCACAACAAGGCAGAGATGCTCCTTGCCCACCCTGTTCAATCCACCTACCTCTCCAATTACCAGATGACTTCTGTCAGTCAAAAGTCCAAGCTGGTTACCTTTGAAATCGGGGACTACGTCCACACTTCCCTCTGGCGACGCCATGAAAGATGGACTGTCGTCTTCCACCAGATTTCTAAAAAACAAGACGAAAAAACTTCTCAACCAGACTAG